The following DNA comes from Hymenobacter siberiensis.
CCGCGCCATGAGTTTGCTTAAGCCGCCGCATTACCGGCATCATGCTCATTGGGGAGTAGGGCGCTCAACGACGGGAGTATTTTGGCTATTTAGCTCATAATAAGATAAGTAGCCAAAATACTAAACCACTACCACTTCCCCCGGCGCAGCTGGTCGGGGTGCAGCAGGCGCACGTTGCCGGGCGTGAGCTCCACCAGGCCCTCCTGCCGAAACTCGTTGAGCGTGCGGCTTAGCGACTCGGGGGGCGTGCCCACCAGGGCCGATAAATCCTCGCGGGTAATGGTGATGCCCGCCGCCGGGTCGGCATCGGCGCGGGCGTGCAGGTGCAGCAGGGCATCGGCCACGCGGCGGCGCAACGAAGCGTAGGCCATGCCCACCAGCTGCAATTCGCGGGCCCGCACCCGGCCGGCCAGCAGCCGGATAAACTGCTGGCTAACGTCGGGGTCGCGCAGCAGTAGGGCCATAAAATCGGCCTGCGGCAGGTACACCAGCTCGGTGTCTTCCACCGTCACGGCGGTGTCGAAATGCGAGGTGCCGTCGAGCAGGGGCAGATAGCCGAAGAACTCGCCGGGGCCGTAAAACTCGGTAATCAGCTCTTTGCCGGCCGCCGTGCTGTGCATCGTTTTCACGCGGCCGCTGCGCACCAGGTAGGCCCGCAGGGGCTCGTCGCCGGCCTGGAAAATGTCCTGCTTCTTGCGGAAGGCGTGCACTTTCTGCTTGTCGGCCAGCTCGTCGAGCTGGCCGACTACGCGGGCATCGGCCAGAAACTCGCACCAGCCCCCGGCCTGCAGGTCGTAGTCGGGGCGCAGGTGGCGGAAGCGGGCCAGCCGGCCCCCGATGGCGCTCAGCAGCTCGGCCTTGTTGAAGGGCTTGGTGAGGTAGTCGTCGGCCCCCAGCTCCATGCCCCGGCGCTGGTCGGTGCGCTCAGTTTTGGCGGTGAGGAAGATGAAGGGCACGCCCGCCAGCCGCTCGTTCTGGTTGAAAATTTGGAGCACGCCGTAGCCGTCCAGCACCGGCATCATGATGTCGCACACCACCAGGTTGGGCCGGGTTTCCAGGGCCAGCGCGACGCCTAGCTGGCCGTTTTCGGCCACCAGCACCGCGTAGCCGGCCAGCTTCAGCAGCTCGGCCGTGTTGGCGCGAATGAGGGCGTTGTCGTCAATCAGCAGAATGGTCAGCATAGGGAATGGTAACGGTGAAGGTGGTGCCAACGCCCAGCTCGCTGTGCAGGGCAATGTGGCCGTCCATCAGCTCCAGGTACTTGGCAATAATGAAAAGGCCCAGCCCGGTGCCGGGCAGCTCGGTGGCATTGTGAGCCCGAAAAAACCGCTCGAACAAGTGCTCTTGGTCGGCCGGCGAAATGCCGATGCCCTGGTCCTGAACCTTGAGCAGCAGCTCATTATTTCGGCACTCCATCGCCACGGTCACCACGGCGTTTTCGCCGGAATACTTGAGGGCATTGGACAGCAGGTTGAGCAGAATTTTGCGTAGCAGCGAATCATCGAGCCGAATGGCCCCGTCGTAGGCCTGCACCACAATGGTCTGGCCGGCCTTGCGCAGGCCCTGCACGGCGGCCACGGTTTCGACCAGCAGGGCGGCCGGGTCGCAGTTGGCGGGGTGGGCCACGAGCTTGCCTTCCTCCAGGCGGTCGGCCGACAGGAATTCTTCCAGCAGGTCGTTGAGGTGCTCCACGGCCGTACGAATGTGCGCCACGTGCCGCAGGCGGTCGGGCTGCTGGTCGGCGGCGGGGTATTCGGCAATGAGGTCGGCCGAGGTGAGCACCACCGTGAGGGGCGTGCGAAACTCGTGTGAGGCCATGCTCACGAAGCGCGATTTCAGCTCGCCCAGCGCCTGCTCAGCGGCCAGGGCCTGGGTCAGCTCGCGGCCCCGGCGCTCCAACTGCTGCAGCGTCACGAGCAGGGCGTGGGTACGGTCGGTTACTTGGTGTTCCAGCTCGGCGTTGCTCAGGCGCAGCTCCTCGTTGAGGGCCTGCACCCGCTGGCGGGCCAGCACCAGCGCGGTCACGTCGGTGGCGATGATTAGCACGCCGCTCACTTCCCCGGTCGCCTCGCGGGTGGCCTGGTACACGAAGTTGTAGTAAAACGGGTCGAGCTGGCCCGAGTTGGTCTGGTCGAGGTGCACGAGCATTTCGCTGGCCCGAAAGGCCTCGCCCGTGCGGTACACCGCATCGAGGTGCTCGAACAGGTGCTGGTCAGCCAGCTCGGGGGCAGCCGCGCGGTAGGTGCGCCCCACCAGCGGGCGGTGGCCAAAGGCCCGCCGGAAGCCCTCGTTGGCCAGTTCAATGACATGCGTGGGACCTTGTAGCAGGGCAATTACCACCGGCGCCTGCCCGATGAGGCCCAGGAGGCGCTGGCGCTGGGCTTCGGCCGTGGCCCCGGCCGCCCATTCGCGGGCCTGGCTTTCGCGCAGGGCCTTCTCTAGGGCGCCACGGGGCTGCTCGGCCGTGTCAGTAAAGCTCACCAGCAGCCACGGCCCCTGCCGCCGGGCGGCCACGTAGAAATAGCTATCGAAGCCATTGGTCTGGGAATGGACTTCGTAGCGGCCGGGCGTGTCGGTTTCGAAGACCTGGCGGTAAAAATCCAGCACCCCACTGGCTGGCAGGTGCGGGAAATACTTCAGCAGGGTGCCCCCCGGCCGCTCGGGCTGCCCCCAGTTGCGCTGCGCGGCCGGGCTCAGGTACTCCACCGCAAAATCGGCCGGTTTGCCCCCGCCCGGCGTGTACACCGGGCGCAGCAGCAGCACCGCCGCCAGCGATACGTCCAGCAACGCG
Coding sequences within:
- a CDS encoding response regulator, with amino-acid sequence MLTILLIDDNALIRANTAELLKLAGYAVLVAENGQLGVALALETRPNLVVCDIMMPVLDGYGVLQIFNQNERLAGVPFIFLTAKTERTDQRRGMELGADDYLTKPFNKAELLSAIGGRLARFRHLRPDYDLQAGGWCEFLADARVVGQLDELADKQKVHAFRKKQDIFQAGDEPLRAYLVRSGRVKTMHSTAAGKELITEFYGPGEFFGYLPLLDGTSHFDTAVTVEDTELVYLPQADFMALLLRDPDVSQQFIRLLAGRVRARELQLVGMAYASLRRRVADALLHLHARADADPAAGITITREDLSALVGTPPESLSRTLNEFRQEGLVELTPGNVRLLHPDQLRRGKW
- a CDS encoding PAS domain-containing sensor histidine kinase; this translates as MVAPIPLLPPGAAFPAELLPALLDVSLAAVLLLRPVYTPGGGKPADFAVEYLSPAAQRNWGQPERPGGTLLKYFPHLPASGVLDFYRQVFETDTPGRYEVHSQTNGFDSYFYVAARRQGPWLLVSFTDTAEQPRGALEKALRESQAREWAAGATAEAQRQRLLGLIGQAPVVIALLQGPTHVIELANEGFRRAFGHRPLVGRTYRAAAPELADQHLFEHLDAVYRTGEAFRASEMLVHLDQTNSGQLDPFYYNFVYQATREATGEVSGVLIIATDVTALVLARQRVQALNEELRLSNAELEHQVTDRTHALLVTLQQLERRGRELTQALAAEQALGELKSRFVSMASHEFRTPLTVVLTSADLIAEYPAADQQPDRLRHVAHIRTAVEHLNDLLEEFLSADRLEEGKLVAHPANCDPAALLVETVAAVQGLRKAGQTIVVQAYDGAIRLDDSLLRKILLNLLSNALKYSGENAVVTVAMECRNNELLLKVQDQGIGISPADQEHLFERFFRAHNATELPGTGLGLFIIAKYLELMDGHIALHSELGVGTTFTVTIPYADHSAD